From one Marmota flaviventris isolate mMarFla1 chromosome 1, mMarFla1.hap1, whole genome shotgun sequence genomic stretch:
- the Mbd3l1 gene encoding methyl-CpG-binding domain protein 3-like 1, with translation MVKTSQRKQRDCVNQSKPKPGLSISIPLRMSSYTFKRPVTRIISHPGNEVRYHQWEENLDKPQQVCWQRRLQGLQAYSSVGELFSTLDLTKTLQKLAPACIGAPIPGALAGGLHPSSVPALAPSSHFVESIPGASLGSPQLLCKQFLVTEEDIRKQERKVKMARERLAIAMIADRLAREAEKARGPRWASS, from the coding sequence atggtCAAGACTTCACAGAGGAAGCAGCGTGACTGTGTGAACCAGTCCAAACCAAAGCCTGGTTTAAGCATCTCCATCCCCTTGAGGATGTCCAGTTACACGTTCAAGAGACCAGTTACGAGAATTATATCACACCCAGGCAATGAGGTTAGATACCATCAATGGGAGGAGAACTTGGACAAGCCCCAACAGGTCTGTTGGCAGAGGAGGCTGCAAGGACTCCAGGCGTACAGCAGTGTCGGGGAGCTCTTCAGCACTTTAGATCTCACTAAAACTTTGCAAAAACTTGCACCTGCTTGCATAGGTGCACCCATACCGGGGGCTCTGGCTGGTGGTCTGCACCCCAGCTCCGTGCCTGCCCTTGCCCCTTCTTCACACTTTGTGGAGTCGATTCCCGGAGCCAGTCTGGGCAGCCCCCAGCTCCTCTGCAAACAGTTCCTGGTGACTGAGGAAGATATTAGGAAACAGGAAAGGAAGGTGAAGATGGCTAGAGAGAGACTGGCAATAGCCATGATTGCAGACAGACTAGCCAGGGAGGCAGAGAAAGCACGGGGGCCCAGATGGGCGTCCTCGTGA